One genomic window of Syntrophorhabdaceae bacterium includes the following:
- a CDS encoding bacteriohemerythrin, producing MKTLSLDDIVSAYSRFVPHQFLQLLGKDTIADIVLGESLEMKMTILFSDMRGFTVLSESMTPRENFMFINAYLERMEPVISRHSGVIDKYIGDAIMALFPTSADDALDASIGMLHRLAGYNKERTGAGYPPILIGIGLNTGLMMLGIIGGRNRMDGTVISDAVNLASRVETMTKNYGVSLLITEHTYYSLEDVSRYKIRFADRVRVKGKEQPESIYEVFDADLPEVRTAKHRTTRLFERAVAYFHFREVSRALELFGECLAECPEDSLARVYADRCERFLKTGVHEGTGEVDLSVRWTKDIEIGYPEIDDQHRQLFARVNRFTETIKKDRDLSRVGPVIDFLDEYVRIHFKDEEGIMERNGYPFIDVQKDQHKRFTHYLAGLKREIEGSDGSDLYFLLFKIQVLVVDWLVNHTCKLDRHLGRFLRLEKASGR from the coding sequence ATGAAGACCTTATCCCTTGACGACATAGTCAGCGCATACAGCCGCTTTGTTCCCCACCAATTCCTGCAGTTGCTCGGCAAGGACACCATCGCCGATATCGTTCTCGGTGAAAGTCTCGAAATGAAGATGACCATTCTCTTCTCGGACATGAGAGGTTTTACGGTCCTTTCGGAGTCGATGACCCCCCGCGAGAACTTTATGTTCATCAATGCCTACCTGGAGCGGATGGAGCCGGTAATAAGCAGGCATAGCGGTGTGATAGACAAGTATATCGGAGATGCGATCATGGCGCTTTTTCCCACGAGTGCCGACGATGCTCTCGACGCCTCAATAGGAATGCTTCACCGTCTCGCCGGATACAATAAGGAAAGGACGGGGGCAGGGTATCCGCCGATCCTTATCGGGATAGGTTTGAACACGGGTCTTATGATGCTGGGCATCATAGGCGGCAGGAACCGCATGGACGGTACCGTCATCAGTGATGCCGTGAACCTTGCCTCACGCGTGGAGACCATGACCAAGAACTACGGCGTCAGTCTTTTGATTACCGAACACACATACTACAGCCTCGAGGATGTTTCAAGGTACAAGATACGGTTTGCCGACCGCGTGAGGGTGAAGGGCAAGGAACAGCCGGAATCCATCTATGAGGTTTTTGATGCCGACCTCCCGGAGGTGCGAACTGCCAAGCACAGAACGACCAGACTTTTTGAGAGAGCGGTGGCCTATTTCCATTTCAGGGAGGTTTCCCGGGCGCTCGAGCTTTTCGGGGAATGCCTCGCGGAATGCCCCGAAGACAGTCTTGCCAGGGTATATGCCGACAGATGTGAACGGTTTCTGAAGACAGGTGTTCATGAAGGAACAGGCGAGGTCGATCTCTCCGTCAGATGGACGAAGGATATCGAGATCGGGTACCCGGAGATAGACGATCAGCACCGTCAATTGTTTGCCAGGGTGAACAGATTCACCGAGACGATCAAAAAGGACCGGGATCTTTCCAGAGTCGGCCCTGTGATCGATTTTCTCGATGAGTATGTCCGGATACACTTCAAGGACGAAGAAGGTATTATGGAAAGGAACGGGTACCCGTTCATCGATGTTCAGAAAGACCAGCACAAACGATTCACACACTATCTTGCAGGCCTCAAGCGCGAAATTGAGGGGTCTGACGGTTCCGATTTGTATTTTCTTCTCTTCAAGATACAGGTGCTTGTTGTGGATTGGCTCGTGAATCACACGTGCAAATTGGACAGGCATCTCGGAAGGTTTCTCAGACTGGAAAAAGCATCCGGCAGGTGA
- a CDS encoding ankyrin repeat domain-containing protein, translating into MEETIDQVRRLIDAAEKGDIAGVRALIAAGGDVNTKDTTGGWTALMVAAQAGRTEMVRALIAAGADVNARDEFQVTPLMVASSGGGTDLIETLVAAGADVNDVDKNGTTALMWASTEGHAEAARILMTAGAEVNARGVSGYTALMDASGKGHAEVVRILIAAKADVNAKDKNGLTALMLASMTGHAEVVRALIAAGADVNARGDGGYTALMDASGGGRGEIARLLREAGATE; encoded by the coding sequence ATGGAAGAAACGATCGACCAGGTACGGAGGCTCATCGATGCGGCGGAAAAAGGTGATATTGCCGGGGTGAGGGCGCTCATCGCAGCGGGCGGTGATGTCAACACAAAGGATACAACAGGCGGCTGGACGGCGCTCATGGTGGCGGCGCAGGCGGGGCGCACCGAAATGGTCCGGGCCCTGATAGCGGCAGGGGCAGACGTGAACGCCAGGGATGAGTTCCAGGTGACCCCTCTCATGGTGGCATCCTCAGGGGGCGGTACGGACCTTATCGAGACCCTCGTGGCGGCTGGAGCGGACGTGAATGACGTGGACAAAAATGGGACCACGGCGCTCATGTGGGCGTCGACGGAGGGACACGCCGAAGCAGCGCGGATCCTCATGACGGCTGGAGCGGAGGTGAACGCGCGAGGTGTGAGCGGCTACACCGCGCTCATGGACGCATCAGGAAAAGGTCATGCGGAGGTGGTTCGAATCCTGATAGCCGCAAAGGCCGATGTGAACGCAAAGGACAAGAATGGCCTGACGGCTCTTATGCTTGCATCAATGACGGGTCATGCGGAGGTGGTGCGGGCCCTGATAGCGGCAGGGGCAGACGTGAACGCCAGGGGAGACGGCGGCTACACCGCGCTCATGGATGCATCGGGCGGGGGCCGTGGGGAGATAGCCCGGCTCCTGAGAGAGGCGGGCGCTACCGAATAG